Proteins co-encoded in one Nothobranchius furzeri strain GRZ-AD chromosome 4, NfurGRZ-RIMD1, whole genome shotgun sequence genomic window:
- the vps4a gene encoding vacuolar protein sorting-associated protein 4A, whose amino-acid sequence MTTSTLQKAIDLVTKATEEDKAKNYEEALRLYQHAVEYFLHAIKYEAHSDKAKESIRAKCMQYLDRAEKLKDYLKNKDKQGKKPVKEAQSNDKSDSDSEGENPEKKKLQEQLMGAIVMEKPNVRWNDVAGLEGAKEALKEAVILPIKFPHLFTGKRTPWRGILLFGPPGTGKSYLAKAVATEANNSTFFSVSSSDLMSKWLGESEKLVKNLFDLARQHKPSIIFIDEVDSLCGSRNENESEAARRIKTEFLVQMQGVGNNNDGVLVLGATNIPWVLDAAIRRRFEKRIYIPLPEEPARAQMFRLHLGNTPHSLSDSDLRELAHKTDGYSGADISIIVRDALMQPVRKVQSATHFKKVRGPSRSNNQVMVDDLLTPCSPGDPAAVEMTWMDVPSDKLLEPIVCMSDMLRSLSTTRPTVNTEDLLKVKKFTEDFGMEG is encoded by the exons ATGACAACGTCAACATTACAG AAAGCGATTGATCTCGTCACCAAAGCCACAGAGGAGGACAAGGCAAAAAATTATGAAGAGGCTCTGCGCCTGTACCAGCATGCTGTGGAGTATTTCCTACATGCCATCAAAT ATGAGGCCCACAGCGACAAGGCAAAGGAAAGTATACGAGCCAAGTGCATGCAATACCTGGACAGAGCAGAGAAACTTAAGGACTACCTGAAGAATAAAGACAAACAGGGGAAGAAACCTGTCAAGGAGGCACAGAGCAATGACAA GAGTGACAGTGACAGTGAGGGTGAAAACCCAGAGAAGAAGAAACTGCAGGAGCAACTTATGG GTGCTATTGTGATGGAGAAACCTAATGTCAGGTGGAACGATGTTGCTGGACTAGAAGGAGCAAAGGAAGCATTGAAGGAAGCGGTCATCCTGCCCATTAAATTCCCCCACCTCTTCACAG GAAAGAGGACCCCATGGAGAGGAATCCTGCTGTTTGGTCCTCCTGGAACAGGGAAGTCGTACCTGGCCAAGGCTGTGGCCACAGAGGCCAACAACTCCACCTTCTTCTCCGTCTCCTCTTCAGACCTCAtgtccaagtggctgggagaaAGTGAGAA ATTGGTGAAGAATCTGTTTGACCTGGCTCGCCAACACAAGCCCTCGATCATCTTCATTGACGAGGTGGACTCGCTGTGTGGCTCCAGGAATGAGAACGAGAGCGAAGCTGCCCGCCGCATCAAGACAGAGTTTCTGGTCCAGATGCAAG GTGTGGGTAACAACAACGATGGTGTTTTAGTGCTGGGAGCCACTAACATCCCCTGGGTGCTTGACGCTGCCATTCGtagaag ATTTGAGAAGAGGATTTACATCCCTCTGCCGGAGGAGCCGGCCCGGGCTCAGATGTTTCGACTTCATTTGGGAAACACGCCACACAGCCTGAGTGACTCTGACCTGCGGGAGCTCGCTCACAAAACAGACGGCTACTCGGGCGCCGACATCAGCATCATCGTCCGGGACGCTCTCATGCAGCCGGTTAGGAAGGTGCAGTCAGCTACTCACTTTAAAAAG gTTCGTGGTCCATCCCGTAGCAACAACCAAGTGATGGTGGATGACCTCCTGACTCCGTGTTCCCCTGGCGACCCTGCAGCCGTAGAGATGACCTGGATGGACGTTCCTAGTGATAAGCTATTGGAGCCCATAGTTTGCATG
- the sntb2 gene encoding beta-2-syntrophin, whose amino-acid sequence MAIWTRADKNGQLDLLLRDRWIRVAAELTRETLTLTAESEVTGQAGNHWDCSSAGLRNGMSNGNDPGTSVGIPGRRSSSGQDQLQNHGVRGRSSSPGRGGVNRGQYSPGKYPINGTNSDFGSPGSSYGSPGSSFGSRQGDFPVSLDGSSEAVRKVRVVKQESGGLGISIKGGRENRMPILISKIFPGLAADQSRALRVGDAILSVNGTELREATHDMAVQALKKAGKEVTLEVKYIREVSPLFKKPSLVADLPWDGVRPQSPSYSGSDDSESPKHSSSSSSSSKDRKVISLKMCFISRNLTMPDLENRLLELHSPDGQHTVVLRCKDGPTASSWFTAVHTNIAALLPHTLAHINAYLGASSAASTHPHLKHIGWLAEQIQLEGGRQQFRPLVMALTEKDILLFESVPWSRESWSMPVLTHPLLATRLVHSGSAQGSPSQSSDLVFATRTGTGRGVESHIFRVETHWDLSTWTRALVQGVHAAAELIKEVSIGCTLNRQDVRLMLHYEKGFSVIREPVDQTGGAVLYRYPYEKLKVSADDGVRNLYLDFGGPEGEMVFDLHSGPKPVVFVLHSFLSAKLARMGLLT is encoded by the exons ATGGCAATTTGGACCAGAGCGGATAAAAATGGTCAGCTGGACCTTCTGCTTCGGGACCGCTGGATCCGAGTGGCTGCAGAACTCACACGGGAGACGCTGACTCTAACAGCCGAATCGGAGGTGACCGGACAGGCGGGCAACCACTGGGACTGCTCTTCGGCTGGCCTGCGAAATGGCATGTCGAACGGAAATGATCCGGGAACGAGTGTGGGGATCCCTGGCCGCCGTTCGTCCTCAGGTCAAGACCAGCTTCAGAACCACGGGGTGCGAGGGCGCAGTAGCAGCCCGGGTCGAGGAGGCGTCAACCGCGGCCAGTACAGCCCTGGAAAGTACCCGATTAACGGCACAAACTCTGACTTCGGAAGCCCCGGCTCTAGTTACGGTAGTCCAGGGTCAAGCTTTGGGTCGAGACAAGGCGATTTCCCGGTCAGCCTGGACGGGTCCTCCGAAGCTGTGCGTAAAGTCCGAGTAGTTAAACAAGAGTCTGGCGGGCTGGGGATCAGTATCAAAGGGGGGCGCGAGAACCGGATGCCCAtcctcatctccaagatcttcccTGGACTCGCTGCAGACCAGAGCCGGGCTCTCCGGGTGGGCGACGCAATCCTGTCGGTGAACGGGACCGAGCTCCGGGAGGCAACGCATGACATGGCGGTCCAGGCGCTCAAGAAGGCGGGGAAAGAGGTGACGCTGGAGG TCAAGTATATCCGCGAGGTGTCTCCGCTCTTCAAGAAGCCGTCGCTGGTCGCCGACCTGCCGTGGGACGGCGTCCGCCCGCAGTCGCCCAGCTACAGCGGCAGCGACGATTCAGAGTCGCCCAAACacagcagctcctcctcctcctcgtctaaAGACAGGAAGGTCATCAGCCTGAAGATGTGCTTCATCAGCAGGAACCTCACCATGCCTGATCTGGAGAACAG ACTGCTGGAGCTGCACTCCCCAGATGGCCAGCACACGGTGGTTCTGCGCTGCAAAGACGGGCCGACCGCCAGCTCCTGGTTCACGGCCGTACACACCAACATCGCAGCGCTGCTGCCACACACCCTGGCACACATCAACGCCTACCTGGGGGCGTCATCGGCAGCCTCCACACACCCCCACCTCAAACACATCGGCTGGCTGGCTGAACAG ATCCAGCTGGAAGGCGGGCGGCAGCAGTTCCGGCCGCTGGTCATGGCGCTGACAGAAAAAGACATCCTCCTGTTTGAGTCGGTGCCGTGGAGCCGAGAGTCCTGGTCCATGCCTGTGCTCACACACCCGCTGCTCGCCACCAG ATTGGTTCATTCTGGTAGCGCCCAGGGTTCTCCATCCCAGAGCTCAGACCTGGTGTTCGCCACCCGGACCGGCACCGGGCGTGGCGTGGAGTCCCACATCTTCAGAGTGGAGACTCATTGGGACCTGTCCACGTGGACACGAGCTCTTGTGCAAGGTGTGCACGCTGCTGCCGAGCTCATCAAAGAAGTCTCCATTG gCTGCACGTTGAACAGGCAGGATGTTCGGCTGATGCTGCACTATGAAAAGGGCTTCTCTGTGATCAGGGAACCCGTGGACCAGACGGGGGGTGCCGTGCTCTACAGGTACCCCTACGAGAAGCTCAAAGTGTCTGCTGACGACGGAGTACGGAACCTTTATCTGGACTTTGGTGGTCCCGAGGGAGAAATG GTGTTTGACCTCCACTCAGGTCCGAAGCCGGTGGTGTTCGTCCTCCACTCCTTTCTGTCAGCGAAGCTCGCTCGCATGGGCCTCCTGACGTGA